Proteins from one Bacteroidales bacterium genomic window:
- a CDS encoding conjugal transfer protein TraK, producing the protein MMDKPKIDIYKTLIINRLVVWGLLISFVCSSAIFAFSINNLYTKQLNTVLVLDSNGEVIPMKWMQRDENIKVEIKDHLEKFHTYFYQYDAFNVEKSLEKALWFGDNSIEQLYIKRKNDGWYTKVSSYGIKQTIEILSENIEILGNNEPYSFRVKAGLSITQDDQTVRYSFETTGLIIFVSRNYPLNPHGLLITRFAENNRIEIK; encoded by the coding sequence ATGATGGACAAACCTAAAATAGATATCTATAAAACCCTAATTATCAATCGACTGGTCGTATGGGGTCTATTGATTTCATTTGTTTGTTCATCGGCAATATTCGCATTTTCCATTAATAACCTTTACACCAAGCAGTTAAATACTGTGTTGGTTCTTGATTCTAATGGCGAAGTGATACCCATGAAGTGGATGCAAAGGGATGAAAACATTAAGGTTGAGATCAAAGACCACCTTGAAAAGTTTCATACTTATTTCTATCAATATGATGCTTTTAATGTTGAGAAGAGCCTTGAAAAAGCTTTGTGGTTTGGCGATAATTCAATAGAGCAGCTTTATATAAAACGCAAGAATGATGGCTGGTATACAAAGGTTTCAAGTTATGGAATAAAACAAACTATTGAAATACTCTCTGAGAATATAGAGATCTTAGGAAATAACGAGCCTTATTCTTTCCGGGTTAAGGCGGGTCTGTCCATCACACAGGATGACCAAACAGTTAGATATTCGTTTGAAACAACCGGGTTAATAATATTTGTTAGCCGGAACTATCCTCTAAACCCTCATGGACTACTGATCACAAGGTTTGCAGAGAATAACCGCATTGAAATAAAATAA
- the nrtS gene encoding nitrate/nitrite transporter NrtS, whose translation MFISHPKSLPNYYLQIALENNTVKRAFRTAIIVGLILNFINHSQAFITLSFDDVNLFMVLLTFMVPYLVSTFSSVAANSNLVTGKISNIDGLLQCKNCKMVDFKAKIGEEIEECSSCKKKTSWRILKLSSFTKKDNDMMKSLALFARHNPEPLFRVDELGIITGANPASEILFEKESLGGENIKTLFPELSEIDIYDLIVNREKKNITVIVKNRIFDLTLKGVASISTMNVYGNEITQIVMAQNTIREQAKNISDSIVYASRIQVAMLPEDNHLKSILPECFVFYKPKNVVSGDFYWVNQLGDLKIVAVADCTGHGVPGAFMSMMSISLLNEIILRDEVVNPGEILNILRERLLSSLSYGSGKSAVSDGLDIAIAVINTKKMTIEFSGAYNPMWICRNGKLIILEADRMPVGKHFIDPYPFSVKTEKVISGDRYFMFSDGFKDQFGGENNKKYSSGRFKELIIESDSLPFNQIQDKFENAFDKWKQNREQIDDVLIVGIKI comes from the coding sequence ATGTTTATAAGCCACCCAAAGTCTCTTCCAAATTATTATCTGCAAATTGCTCTCGAGAATAACACAGTTAAAAGGGCATTCAGAACAGCAATAATCGTTGGATTAATACTCAATTTCATCAACCACTCTCAGGCTTTCATTACGTTATCATTTGACGATGTAAACCTATTTATGGTTTTACTGACTTTCATGGTTCCCTACCTGGTTTCAACATTCTCTTCCGTAGCCGCTAACAGCAATCTGGTAACAGGAAAAATTTCTAATATCGATGGTCTGCTTCAGTGCAAAAATTGCAAAATGGTCGATTTTAAAGCAAAAATAGGTGAAGAGATTGAGGAATGTTCAAGCTGCAAAAAGAAAACCAGTTGGAGAATATTAAAATTGTCATCATTTACAAAAAAGGATAATGACATGATGAAGAGTCTTGCCTTATTTGCGAGACATAATCCGGAACCTCTTTTCAGAGTTGATGAACTGGGAATAATAACCGGAGCCAATCCGGCTTCTGAGATTCTTTTTGAGAAGGAATCCCTGGGCGGCGAAAATATAAAAACGCTTTTCCCTGAACTTTCAGAAATAGATATTTATGACCTGATTGTAAATCGTGAGAAAAAAAATATTACAGTCATTGTAAAAAACCGGATTTTCGATTTAACACTCAAAGGAGTAGCCTCAATAAGTACCATGAATGTTTATGGCAATGAAATCACACAGATAGTGATGGCCCAAAACACAATTAGAGAACAGGCAAAAAACATCAGCGATAGTATCGTATATGCCAGCAGGATACAGGTTGCAATGCTTCCAGAAGATAACCATCTTAAAAGTATATTACCTGAGTGCTTTGTTTTTTACAAGCCGAAAAATGTTGTAAGCGGCGACTTTTACTGGGTTAACCAGCTCGGTGATCTTAAAATAGTTGCAGTTGCAGATTGTACAGGGCATGGAGTACCGGGAGCTTTTATGAGCATGATGAGCATATCGTTGCTGAATGAGATAATCCTCAGAGATGAAGTTGTAAACCCTGGTGAGATTCTTAATATTCTCAGGGAAAGGTTATTGTCATCACTCTCATATGGATCAGGTAAGTCCGCAGTATCTGATGGTCTAGATATAGCTATTGCAGTGATCAACACTAAAAAAATGACCATTGAGTTTTCGGGTGCATACAATCCTATGTGGATCTGCCGAAATGGGAAATTGATAATTCTTGAAGCAGACAGGATGCCGGTTGGTAAACATTTTATTGACCCTTATCCTTTTTCAGTAAAAACTGAAAAAGTCATTTCCGGCGACAGATATTTCATGTTCTCCGACGGATTTAAAGACCAATTCGGGGGAGAAAATAATAAAAAATATTCTTCCGGAAGATTTAAAGAACTCATTATTGAATCTGACTCCTTGCCATTTAACCAGATCCAAGATAAATTCGAGAACGCATTCGATAAATGGAAACAGAACAGGGAACAGATTGATGATGTTCTGATTGTCGGGATAAAAATCTAA
- a CDS encoding sigma-70 family RNA polymerase sigma factor: protein MSGDNKLSQWVESYASELFSWAFHKVSDSELAKDLVQDTFLAAAEKIDGFKGESSPKTWLFSILNHKIIDHYRRKIHQPVSIDNQSLSTFFDEDGSWISDKKPKDWHEDEQNLLDDIDFQKILQKCLEALPENWNICVRLKYLSEKSGEEICQELNIAPTNLWQIIHRAKVQLRECVENKWYKN, encoded by the coding sequence ATGAGCGGAGATAACAAATTATCACAATGGGTTGAATCCTATGCTTCAGAACTATTCTCATGGGCGTTCCATAAGGTTTCTGATTCAGAACTTGCCAAAGATCTGGTGCAAGACACCTTCCTTGCAGCAGCGGAGAAAATAGATGGTTTCAAGGGTGAGAGCTCCCCGAAAACATGGTTGTTTTCAATCCTGAACCATAAAATTATTGATCACTACCGACGTAAGATACATCAACCTGTTAGTATTGATAATCAATCATTATCAACTTTTTTTGACGAGGATGGTTCCTGGATATCTGATAAAAAACCGAAAGACTGGCATGAAGATGAGCAAAACCTGCTTGACGATATTGATTTTCAGAAAATTCTTCAAAAATGTCTTGAAGCCTTACCGGAAAACTGGAACATTTGTGTAAGACTAAAATACCTAAGTGAAAAAAGTGGTGAAGAAATTTGTCAGGAATTAAACATTGCTCCTACTAATTTGTGGCAGATTATACACAGGGCAAAAGTTCAGCTCAGGGAATGTGTCGAGAATAAATGGTATAAAAATTAA
- the traG gene encoding TraG family conjugative transposon ATPase, translating into MEINLSDTPQVLYRDGHRCYSNNGSVIFGFHVHLREIYSNSEKDFDAIHDIWYNVFRDFEEGTIIHKCDLYLKKKFDSASMPSRTFLQEATKSHFHGREYNDHNSFVFFIFNESGKTINDGFKNPFKKPIKTAEYLKEYERQRKFEVGVERCFDYINNSRYLKLDPVTEEVYKYLEFGYFNSFYEDRYTEIDADKMKVGNKFIGLFAVNQVKQLGETVKTCSYDQKMSAGDFIYHTGFADNLGLNLPFDHIYNQIVYIRNHKQEKGKLEDQRTMLHGARKFKKEYETDAEMLGEFLDTITKDEKIILSGCHFNVVFYAENEADFRSYEQMVANEFKNLDITPYAPIGANKRNLFFNSFFANVANIDKSNIILPIDLQQSLCFFTNVTNYKNDEKGIYFNDRVYNIPVKKDVWDEDRKRIKARNFFIIAPTGEGKSVLANHIFRQFYENDIRIVIIDLGDSYRKLSLLYPDDTVYIKYQDGVGIGLNPFFVENTENVSASQINELSTFVFKLWKRDRLPEEDEAVSLRKVITLYYKSIERDHSFPQFYEFIDSNKEDIMKVLDLNPKFFDIEDFLHITSEFIGKGIYSFLFEAKTDDSYKIEGKKFIVFELDEIKDNHVLLSIMLHMISEAVQKVVWKDRSTKGVIFFDEFAKMLKFPSVLSSAEYFYQAARKQEAAIGIVLQSPNQLPKNDASNAMIDNTQVMYIMQNEKGYREIIERLSLKEHDENQLGSIKYNFTGKIKYSEFLLKIGSESNIMRLELAKKVLLAFQTEGKEYTEVMELFKETGNMESAIEKFSKIKNA; encoded by the coding sequence ATGGAAATTAACCTGAGTGATACCCCTCAAGTCCTATATCGTGATGGACACCGATGTTATTCAAATAACGGGTCCGTAATTTTTGGTTTTCATGTTCATTTAAGAGAAATATATTCAAACTCTGAAAAAGATTTTGATGCTATTCATGATATCTGGTATAACGTATTTAGGGATTTCGAGGAAGGTACAATTATTCATAAATGCGATTTATATCTAAAAAAGAAGTTCGATTCTGCCTCGATGCCATCGAGAACTTTTCTTCAGGAAGCTACGAAAAGTCATTTCCATGGGAGAGAGTATAATGATCATAATTCATTCGTATTCTTCATTTTTAATGAGAGTGGAAAAACAATAAACGACGGATTCAAAAATCCGTTTAAAAAACCCATTAAGACTGCCGAGTATCTTAAGGAGTATGAGAGACAAAGGAAATTTGAAGTAGGCGTAGAGCGTTGCTTTGATTATATAAATAACTCAAGGTACCTGAAGCTTGATCCTGTTACTGAGGAGGTTTATAAATATTTGGAATTTGGTTATTTTAACTCATTCTACGAGGACCGCTATACCGAAATAGATGCCGATAAAATGAAGGTCGGCAATAAGTTCATAGGACTTTTTGCCGTCAACCAGGTTAAACAGCTGGGAGAAACAGTCAAGACTTGTTCTTATGATCAAAAAATGAGTGCCGGAGATTTTATCTATCATACCGGCTTTGCAGATAACCTTGGTTTAAACCTTCCCTTTGATCACATCTATAATCAAATAGTATACATACGAAACCATAAGCAGGAAAAAGGAAAGCTTGAGGATCAAAGAACAATGCTTCATGGAGCAAGAAAATTCAAAAAGGAATATGAAACCGATGCAGAAATGTTGGGTGAATTTCTGGATACAATTACAAAGGATGAAAAGATTATTCTTTCGGGCTGTCACTTTAATGTAGTGTTTTACGCAGAGAACGAGGCGGATTTCCGCTCTTATGAGCAGATGGTGGCCAATGAGTTTAAAAACCTAGATATAACACCTTATGCACCCATAGGAGCAAATAAGAGAAACCTTTTCTTTAATTCATTCTTTGCCAATGTAGCCAACATTGACAAGTCGAATATTATTCTCCCAATAGATCTTCAGCAAAGCCTTTGTTTTTTCACGAACGTTACAAATTACAAAAACGATGAAAAGGGGATTTACTTTAATGACCGGGTCTATAATATTCCGGTTAAAAAGGATGTATGGGACGAAGATCGAAAGAGAATCAAAGCCCGTAATTTCTTTATAATAGCTCCAACGGGTGAAGGCAAATCAGTACTTGCAAACCATATCTTCAGGCAGTTCTATGAGAACGATATCCGGATTGTAATCATTGACCTGGGGGATAGTTACCGGAAACTCTCATTATTGTACCCGGATGATACTGTTTACATCAAGTATCAGGATGGAGTTGGTATAGGCCTAAATCCTTTTTTCGTTGAAAACACTGAAAATGTTTCGGCCAGTCAAATAAATGAACTTTCAACATTCGTTTTCAAGCTTTGGAAAAGGGACCGGCTCCCGGAAGAAGATGAAGCAGTTAGCCTTCGGAAGGTTATAACTCTTTATTATAAATCTATAGAAAGGGATCATAGTTTCCCACAGTTCTACGAATTCATAGACAGTAACAAAGAAGATATAATGAAAGTCCTGGATCTTAATCCAAAATTCTTTGATATTGAGGACTTTCTACATATTACCTCAGAGTTTATCGGCAAAGGGATCTACTCTTTTCTTTTTGAAGCAAAAACGGACGATAGTTATAAGATCGAGGGAAAGAAATTCATCGTTTTTGAACTTGACGAGATTAAAGACAATCATGTACTGCTATCCATCATGCTTCACATGATCAGCGAAGCAGTTCAGAAAGTTGTCTGGAAAGATCGCAGCACAAAGGGGGTAATCTTTTTTGATGAATTCGCAAAAATGTTAAAATTTCCATCAGTGCTTTCATCTGCAGAGTACTTCTATCAGGCGGCCAGAAAACAGGAGGCAGCTATTGGAATTGTGCTTCAATCTCCAAACCAGCTACCAAAAAACGATGCTTCAAATGCAATGATCGATAATACACAGGTAATGTACATTATGCAAAATGAGAAAGGCTACAGGGAGATCATTGAGCGCCTTTCTCTAAAGGAGCATGATGAGAACCAGTTGGGATCAATCAAATACAACTTCACGGGAAAAATAAAATATTCAGAATTTTTACTCAAGATAGGATCTGAGAGCAATATAATGAGGCTGGAGCTGGCAAAGAAAGTTCTCCTGGCATTTCAGACTGAGGGGAAGGAGTACACTGAGGTCATGGAACTTTTTAAAGAAACCGGAAATATGGAGAGTGCAATAGAAAAATTCAGTAAAATCAAAAATGCTTAA
- a CDS encoding DUF4138 domain-containing protein translates to MKYGDSTKIFYDFTSEEIRKIDQKKLQEVATLESINSKMKERLNSVLSDKTEYSSIGKVENGLTFQVANIKNDDNFTYFKIIIINNTGSDYNIDGIYFKVVEGKRKGMKKNEAKIEQRIKIEFESPVKVVTAYQKQELGYVTERFTGGKDGSLVIQLRELKGTRNPIIEISGDKMLKVKVFEQKLSANEN, encoded by the coding sequence TTGAAGTATGGCGACAGCACTAAGATTTTCTATGACTTCACCAGTGAGGAAATTAGAAAGATTGACCAGAAGAAGCTGCAAGAGGTCGCCACCCTTGAAAGCATTAACTCAAAGATGAAAGAACGCCTTAACAGTGTACTCTCTGATAAGACAGAATATAGCTCGATCGGCAAGGTAGAGAATGGTTTGACCTTTCAGGTTGCCAACATAAAAAATGATGACAATTTCACATACTTCAAGATCATTATAATTAACAATACCGGCAGCGATTATAACATTGACGGAATATACTTCAAGGTTGTGGAGGGAAAGCGAAAAGGGATGAAAAAAAACGAGGCCAAGATCGAGCAGAGAATTAAAATCGAATTTGAATCCCCTGTGAAGGTTGTTACTGCATACCAAAAACAAGAGCTGGGTTATGTAACAGAGCGTTTTACCGGAGGCAAGGACGGCTCTTTGGTTATCCAGCTCAGGGAACTCAAGGGGACCCGCAACCCGATTATAGAGATATCAGGAGATAAAATGTTAAAAGTGAAAGTATTTGAACAAAAACTCTCTGCAAATGAAAATTAG
- the trxA gene encoding thioredoxin gives MAKEITSENFREVVLNSKQPVLVDFWAQWCGPCKVIGPIVEELSNEYAGKAVVGKVDVDSNQELAAQLGIMNIPTILFFKDGVIVDKLKGAAPKKEFTNRLNNII, from the coding sequence ATGGCAAAAGAAATAACATCGGAAAACTTCAGGGAAGTTGTTCTGAATTCGAAACAACCGGTTTTGGTCGATTTTTGGGCTCAATGGTGCGGACCTTGCAAGGTGATTGGTCCGATCGTAGAAGAATTATCAAATGAGTATGCAGGTAAAGCTGTGGTTGGAAAGGTAGATGTGGATTCTAACCAGGAACTTGCTGCACAATTAGGGATTATGAATATACCTACAATCCTTTTCTTCAAAGACGGAGTAATAGTGGATAAGCTTAAAGGTGCAGCTCCTAAAAAGGAGTTTACAAACAGACTGAATAATATTATATAA
- a CDS encoding peroxidase-related enzyme (This protein belongs to a clade of uncharacterized proteins related to peroxidases such as the alkylhydroperoxidase AhpD.) — MNRIKVIQPEEATGRLKEIYFDIIQKRGKLADVHKIQSLRPESIVKHMDLYLEIMFSKSELSRSEREMMAVVVSVKNGCEYCCLHHSEALNHYWKDQERLSLFVSDYKKAGLNDRELLLCDFSERLTGSPDQFNDDSIVYKLKENSLSDSAILDATLVVAYFNFANRIVLSLGVETNDDERHGYKF; from the coding sequence ATGAACAGGATTAAAGTCATTCAACCTGAAGAGGCTACAGGAAGATTAAAAGAAATATACTTTGATATAATTCAAAAAAGAGGCAAGCTTGCCGATGTTCATAAAATACAGAGTTTAAGACCAGAGAGCATTGTTAAACACATGGATCTTTACCTTGAGATTATGTTCTCAAAATCGGAACTCTCCAGGTCTGAACGTGAAATGATGGCAGTTGTTGTATCTGTAAAGAATGGTTGTGAGTATTGCTGCCTGCACCATTCTGAAGCATTAAATCACTATTGGAAAGATCAGGAAAGGTTATCACTTTTTGTCTCTGATTACAAAAAAGCCGGATTGAATGACAGAGAATTACTTTTATGCGATTTTTCAGAAAGGTTAACCGGTTCGCCGGATCAATTTAATGACGATTCAATTGTTTACAAACTAAAGGAAAACAGCTTAAGCGATAGTGCCATTCTTGATGCTACTCTCGTAGTGGCATATTTCAATTTTGCAAACCGTATTGTTTTGTCTCTGGGAGTGGAAACAAATGATGACGAAAGGCACGGATATAAATTCTGA